The sequence attgcctgtaatttattcagaaattagctaaaatgatgccccttctaatgcgataccgtgcaagttggcacaacctctgtgaaaGTTGTATAAAGTTATAGAAAGTTATTGTCGAATGATTGTCATGGCTAAGCTGTTTACATTGTGGTTCATGTCTTAGTATCTAAAGGTTCAGTTTCTGGATTAAACGGTCTTTTATTAACCTTTTTAGCACCCCCAACTGTAAAGCAGTTTTCTCAAAAtctgtgggtttgattttgataaaattttcACAGAACACTCCTTAGATTATCCCCTATCTACCcatataccgtgcatgttggcacAACTTCTAGGAGTGGAGCCGTaggtaatttcatttttgcccccttttttgtatggggaaaATCCGAGGTTGCGTCACTGTTAGGCTattttctcgaaaactgtgggtttgattttAATGAAACTTTCAGAAAAGGAGCTTGAATTAACCCCCAATAGCTTGGCTTATAGTGCatattggcacaacctctgtgaggggagcagttaagaaaattgtggggacacgatttttcaaatgcatttttgaaacattaatAGACCTCGGATGTGTCTCAAACCTACCTAGATCGAtagatcttttctttcttaacaatctagcattttagatttttcgatttggtccccaaaaagcgagaaaatttaaaaataaaaagagccCCCATGTTCCAAATTCCACCGTTCTACTTTCGTTGCTAACaggccgacgctaatttgacggacattgctaacaggccgacgctaatttgaaggacataaatatttatttgtatttacgCACTTACGTTTCCGTCACTTACGTTGCTGATAGCGATAACAGCGATAAGTCAGTTGAAAAATATcacgatataaatatttatttttatacgaAAAGTATCGATTTTGATACATTTCTCCCATCCCTAGCGTCGGCTtttgaatataatataaacGACGCGCCGAAAGTAAATGTTATTTGTACCCCGTGCCCcgtgtatttttttttcgcgTCTAGTAGTCCTTGTGCCCGTCGAACGGAAGTGTCAAACTCACCAGTGCTAGTCGCCCCAGTTGTGCAGTCAGTAGGAGCATAGGCTTCCACATTTCCACACAGGACAGGCCTGTTTGCTGCTCTCTCTGCCCGGCAAACACAAACatttattgaatattttctacACATTTTGTTCGgtcgtgttttttttattttgctaaagTCACGTTGTGCCATCGGTATTGTTTTCGGTTCGGTTTTCGGGGAACAGTGCCGTTGTTCGTCGGGGGTCTAGTGACCTTGCGCGACCCGCACCATGGACCTGCGCAGCTGGCGTAAGGTCCTTATCCAGTGGGTAAGTAGTAGAGATCCTGGGATCTTCGCAGGTCTTCCCGATGCCATCCACTTACGCGATTTCCCGACACAGGTCATCGAGTGTCGCTTCACCGAACACAACTTCATCACGCTGGAGCAGTCGGACATCGATGCCTTCTTCTCGATCTACGTGCAAAAGGCCCAGGTGGCGCCGGTGGAGGAGGAGAACGCGCTGCCGACCCAGCCCGGGGAGCACCGCTCGCCTCTTCAGAACTTCCTCCGAGGTGAGTTCGGGTATTTTGCATTTCCAGCCCGAAATAATTTTGCATGTCATGTCTCCTGAAAAACAGGGTTGTCATCCTTCATCTATTTTActactatactatactattTTTTCAATACTGTACTATACTATAGGGGATACTATTTTTTCAAAGTCATGGTTGCCCAAATGTCATGAGTCTACATTCCAAGACACCTTTGATATAGGAACTTTCATATAGAAAAAACATAGGCACCTACCAGAGTCGATTGTTAAAGAACTGATTATATGAGAATTTCACTTTGTTGTAAACAGAACAAGTGGAAATAATGGTATTCAAGGACTAATGGTCATTGTATATTATTTCAGTACTGTCAGGGTGTATTACCTCATATCTagataagaaaaaaatgttttggaTATAGGAACATTCATGGGGAAAAGGAAGGACTTTGTATAGACCCTAACCGACTTGATATTTAACTTATAGAACTGATTATAtgagcaattttttttaatttcaataaaactaGTTGAAATATAAGTATTATTCAAGggcaaatgtttattttattcctaTTTAGTCAAATATTGAATTGTGATTATAAATACAAGGGATTATAAATTCTTTTTAGATATGTACATACCAAATTCCcctttttaatttagttattttcttattttgggattttcaaaggattttctttcttccattttactttacttcaCTTTATTGTCAATAAACTAGTTGAAATAGTAGGATTATTCAAGGATTAATGGccattttatacaattttagtGAAACCTTAGATTACTATAGGACATGCAAGGGTATGTACACTTCTCAAGTCCTCTTTTAAGCTAGTTCCCTTGGCGCCTCGAAAAGGTTTTGGGATTTTCCAAGGATTTTCCTCCCCTAACTTGTTGCTTAAAACTAGCCAAATAATGAGACCCATTTTTATTCCAACGCAGATCATTATCCAGAGTTCAGTGCCCACATAGATGGCCGTGGACAACTTGTGACCGCGGACTACGTGTACGTCTAAACACTGCTCCTGCATTACTCGTGCGTGAAGCAGCCCAGCGTGTTCATCCACAGCATCTGCAAGAAGCTGCCTGAGCTAGTGCAGACTTGCATCGCAAACTTCTTCGGCCAGACATTGGAGCAACAGCTGACGCGCCAATTTCTCCGCCAGTCTATGAACAATGTGGCTGTGGTTTACCGCCAGGGCGTCCAGATCAGCCCCAGTCGTCCGAGCTGCAGCACCATGAGTCTCGAGCTAACCATTGACACCACACCGGGCACATCCTCGTCCACATCCGCATCGCCTCAGCCGCCGAGCTGATCATCGCGATCGCCAGCGCCTCCAAATGTCCGCCAACGAAATGCTAGCAGCGCACCCGGGAGCTGCACGGTGTTCGCgcccagctggaggtggtgtcCTACGAGAAGACCATGCTCGAGGAGCAGCAAACGAAGAAGGAGGACCTGATCATAGAAATGCTGGACAACACTAATGGGGCCAGAGGCTCGATGCTGTGCGAAGCAAGCCACACTCTCGCTTATCTCCAGCAAGATAGCGTTCTGCTTCTGCAGCTCTTCCCTCAGCTCGGCGTTCTCGTGCTCCTTCTCGCGCAGCTGCTTGTCGACCACAGAGCTGTCCAGATTCTCGGGCGTGGTGTTCGGGGACAGGGAGCAGTTGAGCAAATCCGAGGACGCATTTAGAACCTCACGTCGGTTGTGTAACTCCTCGCGCGCTTCCTGTAGACAACGATCCAGCTCCTGCTTGTCGCGCTTCAGGGAGCTGATTGTATCTTCCCTGGAAGATACAATCAGGCTGGATTCCTCCAGGCGCTGTTCCAGCTCCCGGATTCTGTCCACGCACGCGAGTAGTTTGTTCCCGGACGTTTTAAGCTATTcaagaagaaaaacaaaaaaaaatataaatatatatttatggaatTTTGGGTAGGTATTATGTAGGTACTTTGAATTTAGATTTCCTAAACGGCGCCCTTTTTCgccaatattaattttagaatTATGTACCTAGTAGCTTAACATGATTAATAACCATTAAAtatgaattcaaaaatattaatttaacaaataaaattcccTCTCAATACCCAAAGTGTGTACAGTTCCGACCCAAAGGTGACAAGTTTTTCGCTGATATTCACACAAAATTCAGCGCTTCTAAATGTCCGCTCCGCTCACACCCAGAACCGAGCTGCTGGAGCAGCGCACCCGGGAGCTGCGCGGTGTTCGCgcccagctggaggtggtgtcCTACGAGAAGACCGTTCTCGAAGGGCAGCAAGCGGAGGAGGATCTGATTAAAACGCTAAACAAAGGTAAGAATGCCTCATAGATCTTGTGGCTTACATCCCTCTGATAGTAGTTAAATATGATagtaacatattttatcgTTTTTTCCCATTACAGAGAACATGATGGCCAAGAGTCAACTGCCAAGCTCAAGAACGCCGTCCAGAATGGTGAGTATGCCGACAACGTGCTAAATGAGTTCGATCATGTAGGTAGTAGACCACCAGATGGTCACAGGTACTTGGTGCCATAAACCAATAATAAAACTTTCCTCATTTCAGTTGAAGCGAAGCCTGATGAAGGAAAGCAGCCAAAAGGAGGCCATTATAGCCGAGACTAACGATAAGCTACAGGATTTGCGCGCCGAAAAATCCGTGCTTGTCGAGCAGGTATGCTACCTGTCTGATTTTATGGGGGCATTACACAAAAGAACTAAATCCGGCGAATTTTGTGAGAATATCAGCGAAAAACTAGTCACCTTTGGGTCGGAACTGTACACACTTTTGGTATTGAGAgggaattttatttgttaaattaatatttttgaattcatatttaatggttgttaattatttaattaaattaaagctACTAGGTACATAattctaaaattaatattggcGAAAAAGGGCGCTGTTTAGGAAATATAAATTCAAAGTACCTACATAATACCTACCCAAAattccataaatatatatttatattttttttgtttttcttcttgAATAGCTGGAACAGCGCCTGGAGGAATCCAGCCTGAAGCGCGACAAGCAGGAGCTGGGTCGTTGTCTACAGGAAGCGCGCGAGGAGTTACACAACCGACGTAAGGTTCTAAATGCGTCCTCGGATTTGCTCAACTGTTCCCTGTCCCCGAACACCACGCCCGAGAATCTGGACAGCTCTGTGGTCGACAAGCAGCTGCGCGAGAAGGAGCACGAGAACGCCGAGCTGAGGAAAGAGCTGCAGAAGCAGAACGCTATCTTGCTGGAGCTAAGCGAGAGTGTGGCTTGCTTCGTCGAGAAGCACAGCATCGAGCCTGACCCTCTGGCCCCATCAGTGTTGTCCAGCATTTCTATGATCAGGTCCTCCTTCTCCGTTTGCTGCTCCTCGAGTATGGTCTTCTCGTAGgacaccacctccagctgggcGCGAACACCGTGCAGCTCCCGGGTGCGCTGCTAGCATTTCGTTGGCGGACATTTGGAGGCGCTGGATGACGGATCTGTGGCGTGCTGCTCGGCGGCTGAGGCGATGCGGATGTGGACGAGGATGTGTCCGGTGTGGTGTCAATGGTCAGTTCGGGACTCATGGTGCTGCAGCTCGGACGACTGGGGCTGATCTGGACGCCCTGGCGGTAAATCACAGCCACATTGTTCATAGACTGGCGGAGAAATTGGCGCGTCAGCTGTTGCTCCAACGTCTGGCCGAAGAAGTTTGCGATGCAGGTCTGCACTAGCTCCGGCAGCTTCTTGCAGATGCTGTGGATAAACACGCTGGGCTGCTTCACGCATGAGTAATGCAGGAGCAGTGTGTAGACATACACGTAGTCCGCGGTCACAAGTTGGCCACGGCCATCTATGTGGGCACTGAACTCTGGATAATGATCTCGGAGGAAGTTCTGCAGGGGGGAGCGGTGCTCCCCAGGCTGGGCCGGCAGCGCGTTCTCCTCCTCTACCGGCGCCACCTGGGCCTTTTGCACGTAGATCGAGAAGAAGGCATCGATGTCCGACTGCTCCAGTGTGATGAAGTTGTGTTCGGTGAAGCGACACTCGATGACCTACTGGATAAGGACCTTACGCCAGCTGCGCAGGTCCATGGTGCGGGTCGCGCAAGGTCACTAGACCCCCAAGACGAACAACGGCACTGTTTCCCGAAAACCGAAACGAAAACAATACCGATGGCACAACGTGActttagcaaaataaaaaaaacacgacCGAACAAAAAGTGTAGAAAATATTCACTAAATGTTTGTTTGCCGGGCAGAGAGAGCAGCAAACAGGCCTGTCGTGTGTGGAAACTTGTGGTCCTACTGACTGCACAACTGGGGCGACTAGCACTGGTGAGTTTGACACTTCCGTTCGACGGGCACAAGGACTACTAGAcgcgaaaaaaaaacacggggCACGGGGAACAAATAACAATTACTTTCGGCGCgtcgtttattttatattcaaaaaacagcaacaaacggaaatcacaagcgagcggccacagcaagcaaacacaacagacgcaaaacaacattgaaagttgtaaagaagtctcgtaggctgggatatactcagtcccgccagggtctctttaccgaaaatatttgtaatgatatgggacaaaaaggtctaatacgaaaatcggttggctggcgtgagatgtagagtgccagccaccggggtacggagtgagagaaacagtttattcggtgtctgtagcagagtgaaaagcgtcagcggtaacgcgcatttgggcctggctcatagcattcgctacgagaaggccgagatagaggggatcgattatggggacaacttttccctagggcagaattaatggcctaaaatctaggcatttgtctggaaatattcatatttatgcgtggccagcttgattggatttttttcCCTACGAGTTGCATTAAAATCAGGCGAGAATTACATTTATtggggtatttttattgaatcatttgtaactcgagtttctactttattttgttttcccagtgtagtcgggcgcgagttggctcaatacagccggcagtgatagaagaagaagaataaattttccttttaaaaaaatatttcccgaagttcctttggaaagagggtgtggcagtgcgtagtatttttaatatctgagaaatatttttatttaattaatgagcaacAGGTTTTATAAAGTTGGGTCCACCCCTTTCTCTCGGTGTAGTCAGCTcggaaatcaaatcagaaatcaaagtagtaaagggaaaaagaacaacatggcgaaaccgcatcgaggccttcgagaaatttctcattgcacgggactctcacgcacacacacacgcgtgactccgggtgctccgccgctggtcctgggcaggcacactctcctcgaggtcgtctaggtaaactccttcctgggtcacttggcatcagcccgaaggcaaaagactcctgttgtccacataaatatgctctgctcgcacttctgatcccgtgcgccgcctttgcaagagtcccctgcttctcgcacttctggtccggtgcgccgcgttttccaaaagtccaaaagtgaactgctcgcacttctggtccggtgcgccgcgttttccaaaagagagacctgtttctgatcccgtgcaccgcctttgcaaaaatgactcctcgcacttctgatcccgtgcaccgccttttccaaaagagagctcctgtttctgatcccgtgcaccgcctttgcaaaaatgactcctagcccttctgatcccgtgcaccgccttttccaaaagagagctagtcaagctttgccgccgcgttttgttcaagttttcggctgctctgggttttttccacttgtcgaagtttcggtactccttttctctcgctcttcccttggcgcgtgccaattttcgggggttgttttcctcctcgatcgcatgtcctctctcgcttgctcctgtgcggcgctgcacttatcgtggtgaatatttcgttgctctcctggtgtgtgtgtgtgtgtgtgtggctactgctgatgtgagaacggagggggaaaaggtaaacagaacctatcgcttaggctgagctaaaataattattgtgtatcaatataactacaaatcttatgattattggctaagcttatatattaaatgcactgtacaatgtttttttttacaaagttattcgcgagggttttgtttgctgttggcgctggcgatgttgtagctgctagctggcgttgttgttggcgctggcggccgatgctgttggcgctggcgatgttgtagctgctagctggcgatgttgttggcgctggcggccgatgctgttggcgctggcgatgttggtggcgctatttgtgaggggtcaaacgactcctcacattcccctcCTACTTCGGGGGGCGTTGAGAAATGTGGGTGGCCGTGGCTTGCGTGTTGTCATGCGCCACAGGTGTGACGGGTTGTCCGACGCCATGTCTGTAGGGGAGAACAAAAGGGTATTAGTGCTTTGTCTTAACGATTACTAACTGggtttttactttactttgtACGGGCCCTCGTACTTGGGTGCTAGCTTAGCGGCAAAGTTATCCGCTGCCCTTGACAAATGATGCTGTTTTACGAAGACCAGCGATCCTATGGTCGGTCTCCACGCACGTCGCCTGAGATCGTAATGCTTCCGCTGCTCCAACGAAGCTCTCTGAGTGTTCTCCTGTACTACCTTGAAAATGTCCCGTAGCAATTCCGCTTTCGCTTCGGGTGAATGTGGCGCTTGGCTTGGTCCTGGAGTCACTTCATCATACAAGGCTCCTGGGAGTCGTGGCTCTCTGCCTTGGACGATAAACGCTGGACTGAATCCGGTTGATTCTGAGATGCTGCTATTAATTGCCAGATTCAGTTCGGGCAGAAGTTCGTCCCACGTCGTCTGCTTGTCCTCGATATACTGGGCGACCATCGTTTTAATGGTGCGATTGGCCCTATCTGTCGGGTTCTGCTGCGGAGTATAAGGTGCTGTATGTTGGATCTCCATTCCCGCCTGCTTGCAGAAGGCTTTGAATGAACGACTCGTAAACTGTGTCCCATTATCGCAGACAAATGTTCGGGGAATACCAAAGTGATTCAAAATCCTCTCCCGAAAGGATTTTTCGAGATGCGCCGAAGTAGCTTTTCTCAAGGGGACCAACTCAACCCATTTCGAAAAGGCGTCGAAGAATACGAGCAGCATCGTATTCCCACTCTTGGATCGCGGAAGGGGCCAATAAAATCGGCGCAGACAGTATCGAACGGCTCGTTAATCTGTCTGGTGAACATTTTACCCGCCGGTTTGGTTTGGCTGACTTTGAACCGTTGGCAAGTGTCACACTTGCGGACATACCTGGCAATATCGCGGAAAAGACCTGGCCAGTAATATCTCTGGGCGATGCGGGTGGTTGTCTTCCTGGTTCCGAGATGTCCTGCCGTCGGCTGGTCATGGCATTCCGACAGTACTCGCTGTCGGTGTTCCTTGGCTACGCACAGTTTCCAGGGCACGGAGTCTTCGTCGTCAGGTCGGGATCCGATATGCCGATAGAGCTGTTGGTTCTCGTACGCGTAGTCCGGGTAATCTTCAGGCCTGTCCTGAACAAGTTTCAGCATCCGCTGGTACCATGTGCATCCCGGCTTATCCTCCTGGATCATCTGAAGTACTTCCAAAGGCTGTCGAGAAAGTGCATCTGCAACAATGTTCTGGCTCCCGCGTCGGTAGGTGACGTCAAACTGGTACTGCTGCAGTTCAAACGCCCAGCGCGCTATGCGGCCGGTGGGATTATCAATCGAGTTGAGCCACTTCAAGGCGAGGTGGTCCGTTATCACCTCAAATCGATAACCTTCCAGCATCTGAGTTTCCTGATGGCCCATATGATAGCCAGACACTCCTTTTCTGTGGCGGAGTAGTTCTCCTCGGCGGCGATGAGGCGTCTGCTGGCGAATGCGTTCTCGTTGACTCGTTCTTCTCCCTGGATTTTCTGCGTTAAAACTGCTCCTAGGCCGatgtcgctggcgtctgtttgcaacACGAACTTCTCGTTGAAGTCGGAGCAGGCGAGAACCGGCGCCTCCGTGAGTTTTCTTTTGAGTTCCTCAAACGCAtcttgctgctcctgctcccaTTGCCATTTCTTTCCTTTCTTGAGTAGCAAAGACATGGGCTGCACTACGCTGGCAAAGTTGGGTACAAATCTCCTGTACCATGACGCAATCCCTAGACATCTCCTCAACTCCTTGCATGTGGTGGGCGGACTCAGTCGCCGTACTGCCGAAATCTTGTCGGGATCCGTGTGAATTCCCTCCTCACTGATGACGTGTCCCAAGTACACCAGGCTGCGCTTAAAGAAACTGCATTTCTTCGCGTTGAGACGAAGGTTCGCCTTTCGTAGCCGTCGAAATACTTCTTGTAGATGCTGCTCATGCTCCTCCAGAGTGCggccgatgatgatgatgtcatCCAAATACGCAAACGCGTTGGGCTCCATGTCCGGTCCTATGACGCTGTCGAGCGCCCGCTGGAATGTGGCTGGTGCTGAGTGGAGGCCAAACGGCATCACTTTCCAGTGGTACAAGCCCCTCCCGGGGACTGTAAATGCTGTGCACTCGCAGCTGGACTCGGCTACAGGGATTTGCCAATATCCGCTCTTCAAATCGAGCGTCGATATGTACTTGGCATGGCGCAGACGCTCCCAGATGTGTGTTAACCTTGGCAGCGGGTATGCATCTGGAATAGAATGGGCATTTAGTTGTCGAAAATCTACACATAGTCGCATCTCTCCAGATTTCTTGCCCACGAGTACAATAGGGGCGCTGTGGGGGCTCCGAGAAGGCTCTATACAGTCGTTGCGTAGCAGTTCGTCGATCTGCTCATCGATAATCCTCTGCATCGCGGGATTCTTAGGAAAATACCTCTGTTTGATGGGCTTATCATCTCGCATCGTGATCGTATGCTCAGCGATATTTGACACTCCCGTCAATCCTTCGAATTTGGCCAATTCCTCCTGTAGGAATTTGTTTACCCAGGGTTCTAATTCTTCTTGCTCGGCGTTTGCGGTGATTGCGGCTAGTGCTCCTCCAGTGTCAGGCGTGTATCCTGGTCTGACTGGGGAAGGCGCTCGCCCTTCCTCTACTGGTTCCGCTGAAACAGTAGCATGATTCCGTCGAAATGGATTATTTCGCACGGCGTTGTCGTCTCGAGACCCTAAAATACTGCTGGTCGGGGTGGTTTGCACCTCGTTATCTGGATCGTTGTTTGCTGGAGTGAACGCATTTGTCAAGAGAGGAGGCATAGCTAAGTCGTTAGTGGGGCTGCTTATTAGGAGAGGGTACAGCTGCAGCGAAGCGCGGCCGCATTGGAGAGTGGCAGACATGCCCATGCCCAATAGTACGTCTTCCATAAACGAAGGGAAAACTACCAGAGACTTGGTTATCTCCTTGCATGAGCCTTCCGCCAGGCTGACATGAGTGTGTACCGACCGTACGTTATGTGGCGTCCCTACACGTTGAACAACTCGTTCGCTCACGAAGCTTCTGCTAGCTCCGGTGTCTATGGTAGCGTTAAACTCCTGACCCTCGATTTGCACCTGCGCGATAATTCTGCTCGACTGAACCTGTAAGATTTCTCCTAATTCCGGGGAAGACTCCTCTCGTTTCCCGGCTGGGTACGACGGCAACACTCGAGAGTGCGTACTCCTCTGCGACCACAATCCCAACAAAAGAGGACTATGGGATTGCGACATGTAGCTAAACGGTGACCCTCCTGGGCACAATTCCTGCAAGCAAGACTGAAGTTCGGCACCATTGACCTGTCCCCCACTCGAGGAACTGATTGTAAAACTGTGGCTGGGGTGGGTGGTCGTCTGGCCGGTCGTGTGAAATTCTGTTGACCTATTGGTGATGCTCCTGCATACGCTGGGATCTCGTACTCGTTCCTTCTAGGCGCTGGTTGTGGTTCGGCCAACATTCTGGCATGGCTTCCTGTGCTCCGATCGCGGGTGACCTCGTAGTTTACCGCTAAAGTGGTAAGTTGCTCCAAAGTGCTGAAGTCGTGCCTCCTTGCGTACATCTGGTACTCCGGTTGGAGATTTTCATAGATCCGGTCCAACTCCTGCTCCGCATTATACCCCGCTCTGTGCATCATGAGTCTGATGTTGACTAGGTATTGTTTGAAAGTCTCTCCCCGTCGCTGATCTCTGGTGCGGATCTCATCCTCGAGTCGCTGAAAGTACctgggtggcagaaagaagTCAAGAAACGCCTTCTTGAAGTTCGTCCAAGATTTTCCTAGCAGCTGGCTTGTCCGAAACCAGTGCTCAGCTGTATCCGTCAAAAGACCAGGGATGGCCTGCGGCATCTTCTCCACGTCAACTTCGTGTGCGGTGGCTCGTTCCTCGAGGTGTTGGATGAAGGTTATGGGGTCCGTGGTCCCGTCAAAAGTGATTCCCCAATTCTTCAGCTTTTCCGCTAGCGTGGCTGCGGACATCTCTGATTTCCTGGGAAAAATATCCCGCTTGACCGGATGGATCTCCGTGTCTCCTACTACATCGGCGGCACCTCGGCCTTCCAGTGCTGGCACCTGAACCTGTGTTGGACCCGGTGGGTGTGGGTTCGGAGTCGGTGAACGCTGCTTCCTATCCGTTAGGGCGGCTGTAATTTCCGCTTGGCAATCCTGTAGCCGCTCGGCTATCTCCAGCACGTGGTCGTCCCGATTATTAAAAG comes from Drosophila suzukii chromosome Y, CBGP_Dsuzu_IsoJpt1.0, whole genome shotgun sequence and encodes:
- the LOC139353613 gene encoding uncharacterized protein, translated to MSAPLTPRTELLEQRTRELRGVRAQLEVVSYEKTVLEGQQAEEDLIKTLNKEHDGQESTAKLKNAVQNGEYADNVLNEFDHLKRSLMKESSQKEAIIAETNDKLQDLRAEKSVLVEQLEQRLEESSLKRDKQELGRCLQEAREELHNRRKVLNASSDLLNCSLSPNTTPENLDSSVVDKQLREKEHENAELRKELQKQNAILLELSESVACFVEKHSIEPDPLAPSVLSSISMIRSSFSVCCSSSMVFS